The following are encoded together in the Humulus lupulus chromosome 5, drHumLupu1.1, whole genome shotgun sequence genome:
- the LOC133778728 gene encoding uncharacterized protein LOC133778728 isoform X2, protein MACIALVSLLCLASLHACSARLLPSIDKQVSFRVHHVAEVLVEKAKVNNGESTQIIINKRISHENGNGLKQKTPLMMIQQQDQQPIIQGNDLTTKPSSHTELKQSSNVEFTKGQNGKTIIIRSMLGSDPEDTEENVDTKENNKTSNVEDIDMMDYAQPHRKPPIHNEKP, encoded by the exons aTGGCTTGTATTGCCCTTGTTTCTCTTCTATGTCTTGCTTCTTTGCATGCATGCAGTGCTCGTCTTCTACCCTCCATTGATAAGCAAGTTAGCTTTAGAGTTCACCATGTTGCTGAG GTACTGGTAGAGAAGGCAAAAGTCAACAATGGTGAGTCAACTCAGATTATTATTAACAAAAGAATCAGCCATGAAAATGGTAACGGTTTGAAGCAGAAAACTCCATTGATGATGATCCAACAACAAGATCAACAACCGATTATTCAAg GAAACGATCTTACAACAAAACCATCTTCACATACTGAGTTGAAACAATCATCAAATGTTGAATTTACTAAg ggacaAAATGGGAAGACTATTATTATTAGGTCAATGCTTGGATCTGATCCAGAAGATACAGAGGAAAATGTTGATACCAAGGAAAACAACAAGACTAGTAATGTTGAAGACATAGATATGATGGACTATGCTCAACCTCACAGAAAGCCTCCAATTCACAACGAAAAACCATAG
- the LOC133778728 gene encoding uncharacterized protein LOC133778728 isoform X1 — MACIALVSLLCLASLHACSARLLPSIDKQVSFRVHHVAEQVLVEKAKVNNGESTQIIINKRISHENGNGLKQKTPLMMIQQQDQQPIIQGNDLTTKPSSHTELKQSSNVEFTKGQNGKTIIIRSMLGSDPEDTEENVDTKENNKTSNVEDIDMMDYAQPHRKPPIHNEKP; from the exons aTGGCTTGTATTGCCCTTGTTTCTCTTCTATGTCTTGCTTCTTTGCATGCATGCAGTGCTCGTCTTCTACCCTCCATTGATAAGCAAGTTAGCTTTAGAGTTCACCATGTTGCTGAG CAGGTACTGGTAGAGAAGGCAAAAGTCAACAATGGTGAGTCAACTCAGATTATTATTAACAAAAGAATCAGCCATGAAAATGGTAACGGTTTGAAGCAGAAAACTCCATTGATGATGATCCAACAACAAGATCAACAACCGATTATTCAAg GAAACGATCTTACAACAAAACCATCTTCACATACTGAGTTGAAACAATCATCAAATGTTGAATTTACTAAg ggacaAAATGGGAAGACTATTATTATTAGGTCAATGCTTGGATCTGATCCAGAAGATACAGAGGAAAATGTTGATACCAAGGAAAACAACAAGACTAGTAATGTTGAAGACATAGATATGATGGACTATGCTCAACCTCACAGAAAGCCTCCAATTCACAACGAAAAACCATAG
- the LOC133778729 gene encoding uncharacterized protein LOC133778729 encodes MEAELAELEKIQTEILRRISELELSHLPAAADAAIDGSELAESDTEARLSSILRSNGAKDFCFKKVASDYYNWPLEARRDALSAASVDHLCKSIVLVNTQAPSNVIDCSDRNNSKYYVVVVQYTARFNAETVKNFLYSLNDGKIAKKKFNLRLAPEETSAKLTGYEHNAVTCIGLKTDIPVILDEAITKLNPDFFWLGGGEVDLKLGIRTSEFVSSVRPFIVNCS; translated from the exons ATGGAAGCGGAACTGGCAGAGTTAGAGAAAATTCAAACCGAAATCCTCCGACGCATATCGGAGCTAGAGCTCTCCCATCTGCCTGCCGCCGCAGACGCCGCCATCGACGGCTCGGAACTGGCGGAGAGTGATACCGAAGCTCGACTCTCTTCCATTCTGCGGAGCAACGGCGCCAAGGACTTCTGTTTCAAGAAGGTCGCTTCGGATTACTACAACTGGCCTCTCGAGGCTCGACGGGACGCCCTCTCTGCCGCATCGGTCGATCATCTCTGCAAAAGCATCGTCTTG GTCAATACACAAGCTCCATCTAATGTTATTGATTGCAGTGATCGCAACAATTCAAAATACTATGTTGTTGTTGTTCAG TATACTGCTCGATTCAATGCTGAAACTGTTAAAAATTTCTTGTATTCactcaatgatggcaagatagcAAAAAAGAAATTTAACT TGAGGCTTGCACCTGAGGAGACTTCAGCGAAGTTGACTGGATACGAGCACAATGCTGTAACATGTATTGGTTTGAAGACAGACATTCCG GTTATTTTGGACGAAGCAATCACCAAACTTAACCCCGATTTCTTCTGGTTGGGCGGCGGTGAGGTTGATCTGAAGCTCGGCATCAGAACCTCTGAATTTGTCAGCTCTGTGAGGCCTTTCATTGTTAATTGTAGTTAG